From a single Stomoxys calcitrans chromosome 4, idStoCalc2.1, whole genome shotgun sequence genomic region:
- the LOC131996849 gene encoding carbonic anhydrase-like, with translation MTECSLCSLLNNGYRCIMEYPLLTFILSLLIVVLFIFNIYCGNIICYFPRNCGLGDGVLYGGVVTNFDYGPQSGPHTWQVSDTNQSPVNIIEKDARRFAIRELLMWNHYDDMPSAVKMENNGHTVVIRAAFEGNTPTISGADLLVSYTFVELCFRWSLWNNEGSEHMLNYRRFPMEIQAMHRTGPAGDNISSYDLLMVAYFLDISSHNPYLEPIVQNLHRIRKAGSRIEIPPFPLVYLCYPFRTGFYGYGGSLTEPPCYQGVEWFVYPEPLAISESQLNEFRQLLSADGRKRIVSNARPVQDVAMETRVVNLN, from the exons atgacCGAATGTTCTCTATGCTCTCTATTGAACAACGGTTATCGTTGCATCATGGAATATCCATTGCTGACATTTATTCTGAGTCTATTGATAGTGGTCTTAttcatatttaatatttattgtGGCAATATTATATGTTATTTTCCAAGAAATTGTGGTTTAGGAGATGGAGTTTTGTATGGTGGTGTGGTAACAAATTTCGATTATGGCCCTCAAAGTG gtCCCCATACATGGCAAGTTTCGGATACCAATCAATCGCCCGTTAATATAATTGAGAAAGATGCTCGAAGATTTGCCATACGTGAATTATTGATGTGGAACCATTATGACGATATGCCAAGTGCTGTAAAGATGGAAAATAATGGGCATACGG TTGTAATAAGAGCTGCTTTTGAAGGCAACACACCTACCATTAGTGGTGCGGATTTATTGGTCAGCTATACATTTGTCGAATTGTGTTTCCGCTGGAGTCTATGGAATAATGAAGGTTCCGAACACATGCTCAATTATCGTCGTTTTCCCATGGAAATACAAGCCATGCATCGCACCGGACCGGCTGGTGATAATATCTCAAGTTATGATTTATTAATGGTGGCCTATTTTCTAGAT ATATCCTCTCACAACCCCTATTTGGAACCTATAGTACAAAACTTGCATCGCATTCGTAAAGCTGGTTCTAGAATTGAAATTCCTCCCTTTCCCTTGGTATATTTGTGTTATCCCTTTCGCACTGGCTTCTACGGCTATGGAGGTTCGCTGACTGAGCCACCCTGTTATCAGGGTGTCGAGTGGTTTGTCTATCCCGAGCCTTTGGCCATTAGTGAAAGCCAACTGAATGAATTTCGCCAATTACTTAGTGCTGATGGTAGAAAACGCATTGTGTCCAATGCTCGTCCCGTCCAGGATGTTGCCATGGAAACTCGTGTTGTAAATCTTAATTAA
- the LOC106087562 gene encoding carbonic anhydrase-like — MTECSLCSLLNNGYRCIMEYPLLTFILSLLIVVLFIFNIYCGNIICYFPRNCGLGDGVLYGGVVTNFDYGPQSGPHTWQVSDTNQSPINIIEKDARRFAIRELLMWNHYDDMPSAVKMENNGHTVVIRAAFEGNTPTISGADLLVSYTFVELCFRWSLWNNEGSEHMLNYRRFPMEIQAMHRTGPAGDNISSYDLLMVAYFLDISSHNPYLEPIVQNLHRIRKAGSRIEIPPFPLVYLCYPFRTGFYSYGGSLTEPPCYQGVEWFVYPEPLAISESQLNEFRQLLSADGRKRIVSNARPVQDVAMETRVVNLN, encoded by the exons atgacCGAATGTTCTCTATGCTCTCTATTGAACAACGGTTATCGTTGCATCATGGAATATCCATTACTGACCTTTATTCTGAGTCTATTGATAGTGGTCTTAttcatatttaatatttattgtGGCAATATTATATGTTATTTTCCAAGAAATTGTGGTTTAGGAGATGGAGTTTTGTATGGTGGTGTGGTAACAAATTTCGATTATGGCCCTCAAAGTG gtCCCCATACATGGCAAGTTTCGGATACCAATCAATCGCCCATTAATATAATTGAGAAAGATGCTCGAAGATTTGCCATACGTGAATTATTGATGTGGAACCATTATGACGATATGCCAAGTGCTGTAAAGATGGAAAATAATGGGCATACGG TTGTAATAAGAGCTGCTTTTGAAGGCAACACACCTACCATTAGTGGTGCGGATTTATTGGTCAGCTATACATTTGTCGAATTGTGTTTCCGCTGGAGTCTATGGAATAATGAAGGTTCCGAACACATGCTCAATTATCGTCGTTTTCCCATGGAAATACAAGCCATGCATCGCACCGGACCGGCTGGTGATAATATCTCAAGTTATGATTTATTAATGGTGGCCTATTTTCTAGAT ATATCCTCTCACAACCCCTATTTGGAACCTATAGTACAAAACTTGCATCGCATTCGTAAAGCTGGTTCTAGAATTGAAATTCCTCCCTTTCCCTTGGTATATTTGTGTTATCCCTTTCGCACTGGCTTCTACAGCTATGGAGGTTCGCTGACTGAGCCACCCTGTTATCAGGGTGTCGAGTGGTTTGTCTATCCCGAGCCTTTGGCCATTAGTGAAAGCCAACTGAATGAATTTCGCCAATTACTTAGTGCTGATGGTAGAAAACGCATTGTGTCCAATGCTCGTCCCGTCCAGGATGTTGCCATGGAAACTCGTGTTGTAAATCTTAATTAA